The Halomicrobium zhouii region AGGACCCGCCGACGTCGCGCGCGACGACGGTCGCCGGCTCGAAACGGTGCCGACCACGCCGTGCCGCGACGGTGTAGCTGAGTGTGGTCGACTCACCCGGCCGCAACACCGTCCCGTGGCGCGGCGCCCCCTCGACCACCGCGAGCGCGGGCGGGACGCCGTCCACGATTCGCAGGTCGAACAGCGTCCGGTCGCCGACGTTCGTGACGGTCGTGCGCACGTCTACCTGATCACCGTGGCTCGGGCTTGCCTCGTCGAGGCGCCGGTCGAGTTCGACCGCCGGCGACGGTGGCGACGTGACGCGCGCGTACGCGACGAAGACGACGCCGACGACGGCGCTCGACAGGAGTGCGGGCCGCTTTGCGACCAGAGCGAGTCCACCCGCGACGAGCGTGACCGCGAGCACGCCGCGCCACCGGCGGGTCGGTGAGGGGTCAGTCATCGATCGGTCTCCTCGCCCGCTCCGTCGTCCACGTCTTCCCCGCCGACGCCGGCGACGTCGGCGATGGCCGAGACGGTCCGCTCTGCGCGATAGTGCGTCGGCGTCTGGCGGCCCACTAGCAGTTCGAACCACTCCTCCTCATTCGTCGCGTCCGTCTGCTCGGCGAGATACGCCGCCGCCACGCCGTCGGCCGTCCAGGTTCCCTCGGCGACACGCCGGGCGGCCGTCTCCCGGTCGCAGTCGTCGGTGACTGCCACCGCCTCGACAGCGGTCCGGCGGAGCCGCTCCTGGACTGCCGCCCGGTGGTCGCGACCCGCACCCGGGAGTAGACACCGCCAGTCGGCCGCCATCTCGTCGAACGACTCGCCGGGGGCGGGGACTGCGACGGCCCGCTCGGGGTCGGGCGTCGCCGCCTGGGTCGCCGCCTCGCGGCTGGTGACGAACGCGGCGACGCCGACGACGAACGCCACCAGGCCGATGACCGCGACCAGCAGGTACTCGCTACCGAACAGCGTCAGGAGCGCGTTCACCGTTCCGCGGACGGGACCGTCGGCGACGACGGCCACGGCGAGGACGAGCAACCCGGCGAGTCCCAGCAGGACCCGGCCGACGGGCGCGACGCGGTTTTCGGGCGAGGGAGCGGCCGTCACTGTCGCTCTCCTCCGTCCGTCGTCGGCACCGACCGTTGCAGGCACTCGCGGGCCCGCTCGACGCGGTCGCTCGTCGTGACGGCGCTGCCGTAGCGGACCCGCTGGAACAGGTCGGTGAGTTCCTCGACGGCGTCGCGGTCGAACCCGTCAGCTTCGAGCCGGTCCGCACACTCGCTCGGCGTCATGCCGGGGTCGATGGCGACGTCACCACGCTCGGCCATCTCGACCCAGACTCGTTCGATCTCGTTCGCCGGCGGCTCGAACGTCGGTCCGTCCGTCGACCCGGCGGTACCGAATCGCTCCCCGCCGCCATGGTCGCCGACCACCCGGCCGAGGAGTCGCTCCCGGTAACGGACCGCGAGCCACCCGAGGGTACCCACCGCGCCGACGACGCCGAGGCCCAGCACGCCGGACAGCAGGTCCCGTGCCGTCGCCAGCCAGTCGCGTTGCTCGTCCTGGGTCGTCAGTCCAGTTCCCTCACCGGACTGGCTCGATCCACTGTCGCTGTCGCTGGCGTCGGCCGACTGGGCCGCCGATCGGTCCGCCGCCTGGTCCGTCGCCGTCCGCGTGCTACTGGCGTCACTACTCGCGTCGCCATCCTGTTCTCCCGTGTCCGAATTCTGGCTCTCCGCGGCGGCAGGCGCGCCCTCCCCGTTCTGGTCGCTGCTCGACGACTCTCCCTCCGCTCCGCTGCCGGACTGGTACGCGTCTTTCAGTTCGCCGGTGTCGTCGTCGGAGAGCGGGAGTTCGTCCGCGCCGACGTCGAACTCGTCTTCCGGGCTCCCGGAGACGGTGGCGTCGAGCGACGAGGAGAGCGTCACCAGCGCGAAACAACAGCAGGCCGCACAGAGAACGACGACCACTCGCTCGCGGTTCATCGCTCCATCTCGGCCGGTCCTCGTCGGCCCGCATCGATCCCTGTTCGGTCCGTCGATACTGTCGCCCCACGGCCCCACCACCCCTCTTCCGTCGATTCGGTGGGCCCGCCCCCCTCGGAGTCCGAACGGCGTCCGTCGGTCATCTAACCGACAGATTGGCCGCCGATACCGTACTTATGCGGGGGGTAAGCGGGGCATACCCGATGGATAGTAATCCCCGATGGTCGCGTGGGTGTGAGCGAACACTATGCAGACGACTTCGACGCGCACCGTCGTGACGCTCGTCTTCGCAGGCGCCCTGGTCCTCATGGCCGGGTGTTCCGGGATCGGTCTCGGTGACGGCGACGTCGGTGCATCATCGACCGAGGGAACGGCCGAGAACGTCACGGACGACCGAACCGAGGCGACGGCCACCGAGAGCGAATCGACCTCGGACGACGGGCATAGCCACGACGGCCACAGCCACGACGGCCACAGCCACGGCGGTGACGACGCCGGGAACGAGACCGGCGACGACGCGGACGCCGACTCAGCGCCTGCCAACGCGTCGCTGGCAGAACTGGACGGGAAGATGACTATCGCGGTCGACGGCTCCGAACTCGACCTCCAGGACCGGGACCGAGACGGTGACGCGTTCGGCGTCGCCGAGTCCGACGAGCACACCTGGACCGCCAACGACTCCGATATGACGCTCGCGGCAGCCCTGTCGGGTCTCGACGTGAACGCAACCGAGTCCACACTCGCGGTCGACGGCGAGCGCTACACCGAGTCGACCGAGGGGACGACGGTGAGTTACCGCGTCGACGGCGAGTCGGTCGACCCCGAGGCGTACGTCCTCGAAGACGCCGACATGGTCTGGATAACCGTCACCACGGCGGAGACGAACGTGTCTGGCCCGGGAACCTACATCAAGGCCGCCCAGCAACACGCACACGGCGAGATGCGCTTCGTCGTCGAAGGCGAGGAACTCGACTTCTCGAAGGAGAAGTACCAGGCGGGCCACCGGCACTTCCACTACGAGCACGGGGACGGTGAGATCTGGCACGCCCACTCCACGTCGATCACACTTTCGTACGCGCTCTCGACGCTCGAGGGGATCCACGCGGCGGACGGCGTCGTCGAGTACAACGGAACGACGTACGACCCCGCGGACGACGACACGACGGTCGAGGTCACCGTCAACGACGAACCGGTCGATATGGACGAGTACGTGATGAAGGACGGCGACTCGGTTCGCATCGTCGTCGAATCGACGGGGTGATCCGGGGTCGGTGACGATGCGTCCTGGCGCCGAAAGCGGCCACATCGGTCGGGCTATCGAGGATGCTTGACCGCGACGAAGCCCCCAGACGACGTGCGAGCGGCGTCCGAGCCGCGAGCGAGGCGCTCTCCGCCGCAGCCTCGCCGCAGGCAGTCGCGGACGTGCTCGTCGAGGTAGTGACTGCCATCCGGGGAATCGACGGCGCCGCAGCGTTCCTGGTGGACGGGACGGCGGGCAGTCTCCGGGAGACGGCCAGCACGTTCGACCGGGACGACCGGTCACTGGCCGACGGGATCGGGACTATCGCCCGGGACGCCTACCTGGATGGCGACCCGGTCGTCTGTACCGAACTGAACACCGATAGCGGGACGGCCGCCAGCGCGACCATCGAACCGCTCGGCGGCTACGGCACCCTCGTCTCCGTCACCGGTGGGGCCACCGTCGATGGTGAATCCAGGACGCTTCTCACGTCGCTCGCGGCGGTCGCCACGCACCGACTCGAACGGATCGAATGCGAGCGTGGGCTTCGCCGGTGTACGCGAGACCGCCAGCGCGATAGTGCCCGCCTCGCCCGGTTCGACGACGTGACCGACGTGGTGTTCGGGCTCGAACGTGCAGTGACCGCCGCGACGTGCCGGGCGGACATCGAACGAGCAGTCTGTGAACGGCTCGCGGCGAGCGAGGGCGTCGCCTTCGCGTGGATCGGTCACGTCGGTCCGGACGACGAACGGGTCGTCCCGGCAGCGACCGCCGGCCGCGAGCGGGGCTACCTCGATGCGGTCGACCGCACGCTCACGTCGTCGAACTCCGAGCCCGCAGTCGTCGCGGCCCGCGACCGCGAGGCAACGACCGTCGGTACCGTCGCCAGCGGACGCCGGTCGGC contains the following coding sequences:
- a CDS encoding DUF7269 family protein, whose amino-acid sequence is MTAAPSPENRVAPVGRVLLGLAGLLVLAVAVVADGPVRGTVNALLTLFGSEYLLVAVIGLVAFVVGVAAFVTSREAATQAATPDPERAVAVPAPGESFDEMAADWRCLLPGAGRDHRAAVQERLRRTAVEAVAVTDDCDRETAARRVAEGTWTADGVAAAYLAEQTDATNEEEWFELLVGRQTPTHYRAERTVSAIADVAGVGGEDVDDGAGEETDR
- a CDS encoding DUF4129 domain-containing protein, which produces MNRERVVVVLCAACCCFALVTLSSSLDATVSGSPEDEFDVGADELPLSDDDTGELKDAYQSGSGAEGESSSSDQNGEGAPAAAESQNSDTGEQDGDASSDASSTRTATDQAADRSAAQSADASDSDSGSSQSGEGTGLTTQDEQRDWLATARDLLSGVLGLGVVGAVGTLGWLAVRYRERLLGRVVGDHGGGERFGTAGSTDGPTFEPPANEIERVWVEMAERGDVAIDPGMTPSECADRLEADGFDRDAVEELTDLFQRVRYGSAVTTSDRVERARECLQRSVPTTDGGERQ